A region of Chloracidobacterium sp. DNA encodes the following proteins:
- a CDS encoding exo-alpha-sialidase, with product MTSKSIVLLVGTAKGLFILCRSVNGQWKLDGPHFPGLAVYAAFLDQRNGRNEMWAAPASWHFGAELCKSTDMGKTWDQPAKRRIKMPANTKKSLENIWQIAPGSNNDTLYVGAAPGALFESHDAGKTWALNKGLWNHPHRKKWNPGFGGLCLHTIVTDPKNPNDIKIAVSTGGVYQSADGGKSWKSTNTGVSAYFMPDKYPEFGQCVHKIARHPRKKKTFFLQNHHGVYRSRDGATTWEEIETGLPSNFGFGLTVSEAGSAFIVPLQKDAERFTCDGKLRVYRTRDEGNSWQPLTKGLPQKNAYEVILRDAVTSVGDNIFFGTKNGKLFASSNDGDSWKMIEGSLPEICCVKAYTI from the coding sequence ATGACAAGTAAGAGTATAGTGCTCTTGGTCGGAACGGCGAAAGGGCTGTTCATTTTGTGCCGCAGCGTTAATGGTCAATGGAAATTGGATGGGCCACATTTCCCTGGTCTCGCCGTTTATGCCGCCTTTTTGGATCAGCGTAACGGCCGAAATGAAATGTGGGCGGCACCGGCAAGCTGGCATTTCGGCGCGGAATTGTGCAAAAGCACTGATATGGGCAAAACGTGGGACCAACCTGCAAAACGCCGTATCAAAATGCCCGCCAACACAAAGAAATCTCTCGAAAATATCTGGCAGATCGCGCCGGGTTCGAACAACGACACGCTTTATGTCGGAGCGGCGCCTGGTGCGTTGTTTGAATCGCATGATGCAGGCAAAACTTGGGCGTTGAACAAAGGCCTCTGGAATCATCCTCATCGCAAGAAATGGAATCCCGGATTTGGCGGCCTTTGTTTGCACACGATCGTCACAGATCCAAAAAATCCAAATGACATCAAGATCGCGGTCTCAACCGGCGGCGTTTATCAATCGGCTGACGGCGGCAAGTCGTGGAAATCGACCAACACCGGAGTTAGTGCATACTTTATGCCGGACAAGTATCCCGAATTCGGCCAGTGCGTCCACAAGATCGCTCGTCATCCGCGGAAAAAGAAAACGTTCTTTTTGCAGAATCACCACGGCGTTTACCGCAGTCGCGACGGAGCAACAACGTGGGAAGAAATCGAAACAGGTTTGCCGTCAAACTTTGGCTTTGGTCTGACGGTGAGCGAAGCAGGATCGGCGTTTATTGTGCCTCTGCAAAAGGACGCCGAGCGTTTTACTTGTGACGGCAAGCTCCGCGTTTATCGCACTCGTGACGAGGGAAATTCGTGGCAACCATTGACGAAAGGGCTGCCGCAAAAGAATGCCTACGAAGTGATCCTGCGCGACGCGGTCACATCCGTCGGCGACAACATTTTCTTCGGCACAAAAAACGGCAAACTTTTCGCCTCGTCAAACGACGGCGATTCATGGAAGATGATCGAAGGCTCACTGCCCGAGATCTGCTGCGTCAAGGCCTATACGATCTAA
- a CDS encoding MoaD/ThiS family protein, whose product MSVTVHLSGHLKPFSDGKVEVNLPGEFTTVGDALDSLWKQHIALRDRVLNEQGEIRQHVNIFVGSEDIKRLKGLQTSIKTNDLHIFNAVSGG is encoded by the coding sequence ATGTCCGTCACCGTCCATCTCAGCGGCCATCTGAAACCGTTCTCTGACGGAAAGGTGGAGGTAAACCTGCCTGGCGAATTTACAACTGTCGGTGACGCGCTCGATTCACTTTGGAAACAGCACATCGCTCTCCGTGACCGCGTTCTCAACGAGCAAGGCGAAATTCGTCAGCATGTAAATATTTTTGTTGGCAGCGAAGACATAAAGCGACTGAAAGGTTTGCAAACCTCGATCAAAACAAACGATTTACATATCTTTAATGCGGTGAGCGGAGGATAG
- a CDS encoding amidase yields the protein MSKTVKKILQWAGLVLGVLILIGVGIGIYVCSLIPKPIGEKPPLQSELFNKPETDLPVAGKFIYKSATELAAMIKNKQATSLEIVQEHINYIKNKNYQTNAFVWLFEQEALDAARKADEKVALGEQLGLLHGVPVSIKEEFAIKGKPHTVNAEMFQGFVASKNAGVVDAMLGEGAIILGTTNVPRMLFDVQTFGEIYPTANNPYDLERTPAGSTGGGAASVATGSSPITVGGDFGGSIRIPAAFCGLYGLKTTDGSMPGHGSFPGEPGNAKYRRMMVAGPIARTVDDIDIAWNAMMNKWPEQKAMMLEPKADLKDYKIAYLDEWKFGNDKVLVSEDIKDKLKSFTDTLSSKTVSVTNDQPADYDKMVAMHRMLAIYTMFEKVPWLFRQLVIRDFKSADNHRIDLSEVYDRMSDIDPAKYDDILKRHDALRDQMESFFIKYDFLILPVSTTAAIKHNPEHNPISVDGTDVDYWDNFLYPVVFNATGHPALTIPLGLNREGLPVGVQVVGPMYSEKQLIAFAKLIEPLHDGFVRPQPR from the coding sequence ATGTCAAAAACAGTAAAGAAGATCTTACAGTGGGCGGGGTTAGTTCTAGGTGTTCTTATCCTCATTGGCGTCGGCATCGGCATTTATGTGTGTAGTTTGATCCCAAAGCCGATCGGAGAAAAACCTCCTCTTCAATCGGAGCTATTCAATAAGCCGGAAACTGACCTTCCGGTGGCCGGTAAGTTTATCTACAAGTCTGCAACTGAGCTTGCGGCAATGATCAAGAACAAACAGGCGACGTCGCTCGAGATCGTCCAGGAACACATCAACTACATCAAGAACAAGAACTACCAGACAAATGCGTTTGTGTGGTTGTTCGAACAAGAAGCCCTTGACGCGGCAAGGAAAGCAGATGAAAAGGTTGCGCTCGGAGAGCAACTTGGATTACTTCACGGCGTCCCAGTAAGTATTAAGGAAGAATTTGCCATCAAAGGCAAGCCGCATACGGTCAATGCCGAGATGTTTCAAGGCTTTGTTGCGTCGAAAAACGCTGGCGTGGTTGATGCAATGCTCGGCGAGGGCGCCATCATCTTGGGTACGACTAATGTTCCTAGGATGCTCTTTGATGTGCAAACATTTGGCGAGATATATCCGACCGCTAACAACCCCTACGACCTTGAGCGAACACCGGCCGGCAGCACCGGCGGTGGTGCGGCATCGGTGGCTACAGGATCTTCTCCCATAACTGTGGGCGGTGATTTTGGCGGAAGTATCCGCATTCCGGCTGCTTTCTGTGGCCTCTACGGGCTCAAAACGACCGACGGCAGCATGCCCGGCCATGGGTCGTTTCCGGGTGAACCAGGCAACGCGAAGTATCGCCGAATGATGGTAGCCGGCCCGATCGCTCGCACCGTGGACGATATTGATATTGCGTGGAACGCGATGATGAACAAATGGCCTGAGCAAAAAGCCATGATGCTCGAGCCCAAGGCCGATCTGAAGGACTATAAGATCGCCTATCTCGACGAATGGAAATTTGGCAATGATAAGGTCCTCGTCAGCGAAGATATCAAGGACAAGCTGAAGAGTTTCACGGATACGCTTAGTTCTAAGACGGTTTCCGTAACCAATGACCAGCCGGCCGATTACGACAAGATGGTAGCGATGCATCGAATGCTGGCGATCTATACGATGTTTGAAAAAGTGCCTTGGTTATTTCGCCAGCTCGTCATCCGCGATTTCAAAAGTGCCGATAATCATCGCATAGATTTGTCAGAGGTCTATGACCGAATGTCCGACATCGACCCGGCAAAGTACGACGATATTCTAAAACGTCATGATGCTCTAAGAGATCAGATGGAATCTTTCTTCATTAAATACGATTTCCTGATACTGCCGGTCTCGACAACTGCTGCGATTAAACATAACCCAGAACACAATCCCATATCGGTTGATGGGACCGACGTAGATTACTGGGACAATTTCTTATATCCGGTGGTCTTCAATGCAACGGGCCATCCCGCATTAACGATACCGCTTGGGCTCAACCGTGAGGGTTTGCCGGTAGGAGTTCAGGTTGTTGGGCCAATGTACTCTGAAAAGCAACTTATTGCTTTCGCAAAACTCATCGAACCGCTGCATGACGGATTTGTGAGGCCTCAACCGAGATAG